A DNA window from Sulfitobacter sp. BSw21498 contains the following coding sequences:
- a CDS encoding vWA domain-containing protein: MFLPFFEQLRQHKVPVSMREFLAFLDGMSAGLATYDVDAFYYLARTSMVKDERNIDKFDRAFSAAFSGLENISLDEVMEAVDIPHEWLEKMAEKHLTAEEKAEIEAAGGFDKLMETLRKRLEEQKERHQGGNKWVGTAGTSPFGAYGYNPEGVRIGQNESRHQRAVKVWDKREFKNLDDSVELGTRNIKVALKRLRRWARDGANDEFDLGGTIRATAEHGYLDVKTRPERRNAVKVLLFLDIGGSMDPHIKTVEELFSAAKSEFKHLEHFYFHNCLYEGVWRDNRRRWTEQLDTMEVLRTYGSDYKCIFVGDASMSPYEIAYPGGANEHWNAEAGSVWLSRAREQWNSNLWINPIPEKYWPYTQSIKMVQEIFGQDAMVPMTLEGLSRGMKTLTR; this comes from the coding sequence GGCCTTTCTCGATGGTATGTCGGCCGGGCTTGCGACCTATGACGTAGACGCGTTCTACTATCTTGCGCGCACCAGCATGGTCAAAGACGAACGCAACATCGACAAGTTCGACCGCGCCTTTTCGGCCGCGTTCTCTGGTCTTGAAAACATCAGCCTCGACGAGGTGATGGAAGCGGTGGATATCCCGCATGAATGGCTGGAAAAGATGGCTGAAAAGCATCTGACCGCGGAAGAAAAAGCCGAGATCGAAGCCGCCGGCGGTTTTGATAAACTCATGGAGACGCTGCGCAAGCGGCTTGAGGAACAAAAAGAACGGCATCAGGGCGGCAACAAATGGGTTGGAACGGCGGGCACCTCGCCTTTCGGCGCATATGGTTACAACCCCGAAGGCGTACGCATCGGCCAGAATGAATCGCGCCATCAACGCGCGGTCAAGGTCTGGGATAAACGCGAATTCAAGAACCTCGACGATTCCGTTGAGCTGGGCACACGCAACATCAAGGTCGCGCTAAAGCGCCTGCGCCGGTGGGCCCGCGACGGGGCGAATGACGAATTCGATCTGGGCGGTACGATCCGCGCCACGGCAGAACACGGCTACCTGGACGTGAAAACCCGCCCCGAGCGGCGCAATGCAGTCAAGGTCTTGCTGTTTTTGGACATCGGCGGCTCGATGGACCCGCATATCAAAACTGTCGAAGAACTGTTCAGCGCCGCCAAATCCGAATTCAAACACCTCGAACACTTCTATTTCCACAACTGTCTCTACGAAGGCGTCTGGCGCGACAACCGTCGCCGCTGGACCGAACAGCTGGACACAATGGAAGTTCTGCGCACCTACGGTTCTGATTACAAATGTATTTTTGTTGGCGACGCATCCATGTCCCCCTACGAGATCGCCTATCCCGGCGGGGCCAACGAACATTGGAATGCCGAAGCCGGATCAGTCTGGCTGTCTCGCGCGCGCGAGCAGTGGAACAGCAACCTTTGGATCAACCCGATCCCCGAGAAATACTGGCCCTACACGCAATCCATCAAAATGGTGCAGGAAATCTTTGGACAGGATGCCATGGTACCTATGACCCTCGAAGGGCTCAGCCGCGGAATGAAGACGCTGACGCGGTAA